In Chitinispirillum alkaliphilum, a single window of DNA contains:
- a CDS encoding Dihydropteroate synthase: MTLQDRKPFALMGIVNVTPDSFYDGGQYNSIENAVAHGLKLRDEGADILDIGGASSRPGAPVVDPQEEIRRVIPVIKRLASEFNGPLSVDTTWAVTAKAALQCGATWVNDISAGRFDPQMPTLVAQSDCSVVLMHSRETPQTMQHDPRYQNVTEDVKNELKQSVKRFTDAGVSRDRIILDPGIGFAKSFEHNILLMQQLERLKELGFPLLIGTSRKSFIGKITNNVVSDRLFGSLATVATAFLRGVTIFRVHDVKETRDFLNVFSRLESEEPFDNPAENS, from the coding sequence ATGACATTACAGGACAGAAAACCATTTGCCCTGATGGGCATCGTTAACGTTACTCCTGATTCCTTTTATGATGGGGGCCAGTACAATAGTATAGAGAATGCTGTGGCCCATGGATTAAAGCTTAGGGATGAAGGTGCAGATATTCTTGATATCGGTGGCGCTTCAAGCAGGCCCGGTGCTCCGGTTGTTGATCCGCAGGAGGAAATTCGAAGAGTGATTCCTGTTATTAAGAGACTTGCCAGTGAGTTCAACGGACCCCTGAGTGTGGATACTACATGGGCCGTTACTGCCAAAGCTGCTCTTCAATGCGGTGCAACCTGGGTAAATGACATAAGCGCTGGTCGTTTTGATCCCCAAATGCCCACACTCGTTGCACAAAGCGACTGCAGTGTTGTCTTGATGCACAGCAGGGAAACTCCTCAGACAATGCAACACGATCCCCGCTACCAGAATGTAACAGAGGATGTGAAAAATGAGTTGAAGCAATCGGTGAAGCGGTTTACCGATGCAGGGGTCTCACGTGACAGGATCATTCTTGACCCGGGGATCGGATTTGCCAAATCATTTGAACACAACATCCTTCTTATGCAGCAGCTTGAGCGTTTAAAGGAGCTGGGGTTCCCACTCCTTATTGGAACCTCAAGAAAATCATTCATCGGAAAAATTACCAATAATGTTGTCTCCGACCGTCTTTTTGGAAGTCTGGCCACTGTAGCAACCGCTTTTCTCAGAGGTGTAACAATTTTCAGAGTTCATGATGTGAAGGAAACCAGGGATTTCCTCAACGTGTTTTCAAGGCTTGAGAGTGAGGAGCCTTTTGATAATCCGGCAGAAAACAGTTAA
- a CDS encoding Protein kinase domain protein gives MTKSEKKSKAKKKFAFVMLVIFVLILIALYLYSHYTAVSDYPPSGPYSGADSQDTVSLIDSIPEIIEEPAEEEEEEEEQTVPAVDEPAATEDKPKIPQVRDTVEETAIDTSYVIDDQPEDPCAEDTLGLWVYPDPSGGLHYGSVNVSLVANKECSISWRWAGESEWRSYEEEPIKISASKTLVYRAVDLCGNEMEPRRAFYEIRPSYHLEMCPEDMVYVKSGEKKFCIDRYAWPNRSGVRPTTFISLYEAMDSCFAAGKRLPTKQEWSTACSGPNEWLYPYGSEYEKYACATYEQEKPFLGEKPECRSYFGVYDMSGGVAEWTSTVSEQNRNFFNVMGGFWESGSQSGCFDARYSYFPQNRHNPVGFRCVKDIENRSENDEKHKENKK, from the coding sequence ATGACTAAATCAGAAAAAAAATCCAAAGCTAAAAAAAAATTCGCTTTTGTGATGTTGGTGATATTTGTTCTTATCCTGATTGCATTGTATCTTTATTCTCATTACACAGCGGTTTCTGATTACCCTCCTTCAGGACCATATTCTGGAGCGGATTCTCAGGATACTGTTTCCCTGATTGATTCGATTCCGGAGATAATTGAAGAGCCCGCAGAGGAAGAGGAAGAGGAAGAGGAGCAGACTGTGCCTGCGGTGGATGAACCTGCTGCAACAGAGGACAAACCAAAAATCCCCCAAGTGAGGGACACGGTTGAAGAGACTGCCATCGATACTTCATATGTAATTGATGATCAGCCTGAAGATCCATGTGCTGAAGATACTCTTGGGTTATGGGTTTATCCCGATCCCTCCGGAGGGCTACACTACGGAAGTGTAAATGTGAGCCTTGTGGCAAATAAAGAGTGTAGCATATCATGGAGATGGGCAGGGGAAAGTGAATGGAGATCATATGAGGAAGAGCCCATAAAAATCTCTGCCAGTAAAACACTTGTGTACAGAGCGGTGGACTTGTGCGGAAATGAAATGGAACCACGAAGGGCATTTTATGAAATCAGACCCTCATATCATTTGGAAATGTGCCCGGAAGATATGGTTTATGTAAAGAGTGGGGAAAAAAAATTCTGTATAGACAGATATGCATGGCCAAACAGAAGTGGGGTAAGGCCCACGACTTTCATTTCACTGTATGAGGCCATGGATTCCTGTTTTGCTGCAGGTAAACGTTTGCCTACAAAACAGGAGTGGAGTACAGCGTGCAGCGGCCCCAATGAGTGGCTCTACCCTTATGGTTCTGAATATGAAAAATATGCATGTGCAACTTATGAACAGGAAAAACCTTTCCTGGGTGAAAAGCCTGAATGCAGAAGCTATTTTGGAGTTTATGATATGTCCGGGGGGGTTGCTGAGTGGACTTCCACGGTTTCAGAACAGAACAGAAACTTTTTCAATGTAATGGGTGGTTTTTGGGAAAGCGGGAGTCAAAGCGGCTGTTTTGATGCGCGCTACAGTTATTTTCCACAGAACAGACATAATCCTGTAGGGTTCAGGTGTGTAAAGGATATCGAAAACCGGTCTGAGAATGATGAAAAACACAAAGAGAACAAAAAATAG